The proteins below come from a single Elgaria multicarinata webbii isolate HBS135686 ecotype San Diego chromosome 11, rElgMul1.1.pri, whole genome shotgun sequence genomic window:
- the CCNB1IP1 gene encoding E3 ubiquitin-protein ligase CCNB1IP1, whose protein sequence is MSVCEDMLLCNYRKCRVKLSGYAWVTACSHIFCDQHGSGEFSRSPAVCPACTSALSGKLDIVRTELNPSEEYKAMVLAGLRPEVILDISSRALAFWTYQVHQERLYQEYTYSKAEGHLKQMEKVYTQQLQNKDMELTSMKSEVSSLKKVLEEYKKKFTELSEKLMERNRQYQKLQGLYDSLRLRNIAVASQEAGQEPPMMPQPAVFGFPLGNAARLSGITTPVQGRHGEGDFHFKSFFASSPPMAESGNSFFSFASPGNDLEQHPGGNRAYKIKRM, encoded by the exons ATGTCTGTTTGTGAGGATATGCTTCTTTGCAATTACCGCAAGTGTCGAGTCAAGCTTTCAGGCTACGCATGGGTCACAGCCTGCTCACATATCTTCTGTGACCAACATGGCAGTGGGGAGTTCAGCCGTTCACCAGCAGTCTGCCCAGCTTGCACCAGTGCCCTCTCCGGCAAACTGGATATTGTTCGGACAGAGCTCAATCCTTCTGAGGAATATAAGGCTATGGTCCTAGCTGGACTGCGGCCAGAAGTTATTCTGGACATCAGCTCCAGGGCTCTGGCTTTTTGGACATATCAG GTTCATCAGGAGCGTTTGTACCAAGAATATACCTATAGCAAAGCAGAAGGACACCTGAAACAGATGGAGAAAGTCTATACCCAGCAACTCCAGAACAAAGATATGGAGTTGACATCTATGAAAAGTGAAGTCTCCTCCCTGAAGAAAGTACTGGAAGAATACAAAAAGAAATTCACTGAGCTCTCAGAGAAACTCATGGAGCGCAATCGCCAGTACCAGAAACTGCAGGGTCTGTATGACAGCCTACGCTTACGTAATATtgcagtggccagccaggagGCAGGCCAAGAACCTCCTATGATGCCTCAGCCTGCTGTCTTTGGTTTTCCTTTGG GCAATGCTGCCAGGCTCTCTGGGATTACAACACCTGTCCAGGGCCGGCATGGTGAAGGGGACTTCCATTTCAAATCTTTCTTTGCCTCCTCTCCACCAATGGCCGAGTCTGGCAACAGCTTCTTTTCCTTTGCATCTCCTGGCAATGATTTGGAACAGCACCCAGGAGGCAACAGGGCCTATAAAATCAAGAGAATGTAA